One Chloroflexota bacterium genomic region harbors:
- a CDS encoding sodium-translocating pyrophosphatase: MWVVPAAIVVSVAVVGYLVRDVLTRPIDRSGRSAELIPAVQGLDDAERSRLFASMQLNGDRIYEGATAFLRRQYRTIAFLALFAAAGLSVLLFFFGANEAKGIEAGDIAWRTGVSFLVGAAASALSGIIGMIVAVKSNVRTASAATKSLGDALTVALRGGAVSGILIVGLSLLGVFVLFALFDGFGNPTRAPELIVGFGFGASFVALFAQLGGGIYTKAADVGADLVGKVEAGLPEDDPRNPAVVADLVGDNVGDCAGRGADLFESTAAESIGAMILGVAVFKAIEAAAPGTAGVEWILFPLVVRSFGTIASVIGLLVIRPEQVRDAQKALDIGYWTTALFSVVGMAIAVFVMLESAWFFLSGVIGILTSVAFVYITQYYTAGTWRPVREIAEASRTGPATNIISGMALGLENTAAPIIVISIALWTSFHTGVEGFAALGIPIGTFEAGVFGTAVATMGMLMSAAYILAMDTFGPISDNAGGITEMAEAPEDVRDITDGLDAVGNTTKALTKGYAIASAALAAFLLFSAYLETADLHSVDLAKVEVFIGAMLGAMLVFLFSSLAIRAVGRAASTMIQEVRRQWRENPGILEGTVEPSYSQAVDISTRSALREMILPGLLAVLMPVVVGLVLRAEAEAAFLMVGTIAGVLLATVMNNGGGAWDNAKKFIEAGNLKDEDGNPIGKGTEEHAASVVGDTVGDPFKDTAGPSLHVLVKLLSTITLVLAPVFVVTA; the protein is encoded by the coding sequence GTGTGGGTCGTCCCGGCGGCCATCGTGGTTTCCGTCGCCGTGGTCGGATACCTCGTCCGTGATGTTTTGACGCGGCCGATCGACCGGAGCGGTCGCAGCGCCGAATTGATTCCGGCGGTCCAGGGGTTGGACGACGCGGAGCGGAGCCGTCTGTTCGCGTCCATGCAGCTCAACGGCGACCGCATCTATGAAGGCGCGACGGCCTTCCTGCGGCGGCAGTACCGCACCATCGCGTTCCTCGCGCTCTTCGCGGCTGCCGGGTTGTCGGTGCTGCTGTTCTTCTTTGGCGCCAACGAGGCGAAGGGCATCGAGGCGGGCGACATTGCCTGGCGCACCGGGGTTTCGTTCCTAGTGGGCGCCGCCGCCTCCGCGCTCTCCGGCATCATCGGCATGATCGTGGCGGTCAAGTCCAACGTGCGGACCGCCAGTGCGGCCACCAAGTCGCTGGGCGACGCCCTGACGGTGGCCCTTCGGGGCGGCGCCGTTTCCGGAATTCTCATCGTCGGCCTGAGCCTGCTGGGCGTGTTCGTGCTCTTCGCCCTGTTCGATGGCTTCGGCAATCCCACACGGGCCCCTGAGCTGATCGTCGGCTTCGGGTTCGGCGCCAGCTTCGTGGCGCTGTTCGCGCAGCTGGGCGGCGGCATCTACACCAAGGCCGCCGACGTGGGCGCGGATCTGGTGGGCAAGGTCGAGGCCGGTCTGCCCGAGGACGACCCGCGAAACCCCGCAGTGGTGGCCGACCTGGTCGGGGACAACGTGGGCGACTGCGCCGGACGTGGCGCGGACCTGTTCGAATCGACCGCCGCCGAGAGCATCGGCGCGATGATCCTGGGTGTGGCCGTGTTCAAGGCCATCGAGGCCGCGGCTCCGGGCACAGCGGGCGTCGAGTGGATCCTGTTTCCGCTGGTGGTGCGCTCATTCGGCACCATCGCTTCGGTCATCGGTCTGCTCGTGATCCGGCCCGAGCAAGTGCGCGACGCGCAGAAAGCGCTCGACATCGGCTATTGGACCACCGCGCTGTTTTCGGTTGTTGGAATGGCGATTGCGGTGTTCGTGATGCTGGAATCCGCCTGGTTCTTCCTGTCGGGAGTCATCGGCATTCTGACGAGCGTGGCATTCGTCTACATCACGCAGTACTACACCGCGGGCACGTGGCGCCCGGTCCGTGAGATTGCCGAGGCGTCTCGCACCGGTCCCGCCACCAACATCATTTCGGGAATGGCGCTCGGCTTGGAGAACACGGCCGCGCCGATCATCGTCATCTCGATTGCCCTTTGGACCTCGTTCCACACGGGCGTCGAGGGCTTCGCAGCGCTTGGAATCCCGATCGGCACCTTCGAGGCCGGCGTTTTCGGTACCGCTGTCGCCACCATGGGCATGCTCATGAGCGCGGCCTACATTCTGGCCATGGACACCTTTGGTCCGATCTCGGACAACGCGGGCGGCATTACCGAGATGGCCGAGGCACCCGAGGACGTGCGGGACATCACCGACGGCCTGGACGCGGTCGGCAACACGACCAAGGCGCTGACCAAGGGCTACGCCATCGCCTCGGCGGCGCTGGCCGCGTTCCTACTGTTCAGCGCCTACCTGGAAACGGCCGACCTCCACAGCGTCGACCTGGCCAAAGTCGAAGTCTTCATCGGCGCCATGCTGGGCGCCATGCTGGTGTTCCTGTTCAGCTCGTTGGCCATCCGCGCCGTCGGTCGCGCCGCGAGCACGATGATCCAGGAAGTCCGGCGGCAGTGGCGCGAGAACCCGGGCATCCTCGAGGGGACCGTCGAGCCCAGCTACAGCCAGGCGGTTGACATCAGCACGCGCTCGGCGCTGCGGGAGATGATTCTGCCGGGCCTGCTGGCCGTCCTGATGCCGGTCGTCGTGGGCCTGGTGCTGCGCGCCGAGGCCGAAGCCGCGTTTCTGATGGTGGGAACCATCGCGGGCGTGCTGCTGGCCACGGTGATGAACAACGGCGGCGGCGCCTGGGACAACGCGAAGAAGTTCATCGAGGCCGGAAATCTCAAGGACGAGGACGGCAACCCGATTGGCAAGGGAACCGAGGAGCACGCCGCGTCCGTGGTCGGCGACACCGTTGGCGACCCGTTCAAGGACACGGCGGGTCCATCGCTGCACGTGCTGGTGAAGCTGCTCAGCACGATCACCCTGGTTCTGGCGCCGGTCTTTGTCGTGACCGCCTAA
- the argC gene encoding N-acetyl-gamma-glutamyl-phosphate reductase, with protein MRLGLLNATGYTGGEMIRYLASHPDLELTSLTARSQAGSTVGDVLPWVRATARPDYADLRLTPELDGSVDAVVSCLPHSASAAQLAPLLDDGVPVVDVSADFRLHDLAVYRQWYGEHPAAEWIADAVYGLTEFRRDELRHTKLVANPGCHAIAAELAVGPALAAGLVEPSVIVDSKTGISGAGRSAGTKFTYSEINESAAPYNVAAHRHGPEIAQELTTLAGTPVQVTFVPHLVPMTRGILSTSYARLRDGATGADVDAAYEDRYGGEPFVHLADEPPRTKWTTGTNHCFVQAVADEATGTLIAMSAIDNLGKGAAGAALQNANLMLGLDEQVGLGIPAGYP; from the coding sequence ATGCGCCTGGGACTTCTCAACGCCACCGGCTATACCGGCGGCGAGATGATCCGCTATCTGGCCAGCCACCCCGACCTGGAACTGACGAGCCTGACGGCACGCAGTCAGGCCGGCAGCACCGTGGGCGACGTGTTGCCCTGGGTCCGGGCCACGGCGCGGCCCGACTACGCCGACCTGCGGCTCACGCCGGAGCTGGACGGGTCGGTGGATGCCGTCGTGTCGTGCCTGCCGCACAGCGCGTCCGCGGCGCAGCTGGCGCCGCTGCTCGACGACGGGGTGCCGGTGGTGGACGTCAGCGCCGACTTCCGACTGCATGACCTGGCGGTCTATCGCCAGTGGTATGGCGAGCACCCGGCGGCGGAGTGGATCGCCGACGCGGTCTACGGCCTCACCGAGTTCCGGCGTGACGAACTGCGGCACACCAAGCTGGTGGCCAATCCTGGGTGCCACGCCATCGCGGCGGAGCTGGCCGTCGGTCCGGCATTGGCGGCGGGCCTTGTCGAGCCGTCCGTGATCGTGGACTCGAAGACCGGCATCTCGGGCGCCGGCCGTAGCGCCGGAACCAAGTTCACCTACTCCGAGATCAACGAGAGTGCGGCGCCCTATAACGTCGCCGCCCACCGCCACGGCCCGGAGATCGCGCAGGAGCTGACCACGCTCGCGGGGACGCCGGTGCAGGTCACGTTCGTTCCGCACCTGGTGCCCATGACGCGCGGGATTCTCTCGACGAGCTACGCGCGGCTGCGTGACGGGGCGACGGGCGCGGATGTCGATGCGGCGTACGAGGACCGATACGGCGGCGAGCCGTTCGTGCACCTGGCCGACGAGCCGCCCCGCACCAAGTGGACCACCGGCACGAACCATTGCTTCGTGCAGGCGGTGGCCGACGAGGCCACGGGCACCCTGATCGCGATGAGCGCCATCGACAACCTGGGCAAGGGCGCGGCCGGCGCCGCGCTGCAGAACGCCAACCTGATGCTGGGCCTCGACGAGCAGGTGGGACTCGGCATCCCGGCGGGCTATCCGTAG
- a CDS encoding restriction endonuclease, producing the protein MQGQLFTQYFLTDGIKATGDWDATFAHPDAFHRFRDGARRLFADFSRFDQPNESETEQELIRPLLELLGWADYLPQQGTTRNEDIPDHLLFADADAKARAAARVIPDERFLDAAVVAESKRFGRQLDAREVSGRARTGTPHGQILRYLRTANDITDGRLRWGILTDGGVWRLYDQRARPRATGYFEADLAALIAGSGPPSPVRGEPVEPHPSTSSGRTDATSAPSTWKGEGWGGGPPAPSPGGEGWGEGVPSAADSLRTFFLLFRRRSFVLRPGATTTFLETALAEGRRYEQQVAQDLSGVVFERAFPNLIAALLDAGGASLPDARQAALVLLYRLLFVLYAEDRGLLPVNDSRYDDYGLRKRVRDDIARRMDDGDTFSSRAGNYYDRVMTLAGLIDTGDDSIGLPPYNGGLFAADAAPLLDAVRLSDAAFAPIVHDLSHAEIDGRRQFVNYRDMSVQQLGSIYERLLEREPVRNSRGEIETRLNPYARKDSGSFYTPQELVDLILDQTLKPLAEERLSAFEHRARELASDRRPKCQRLAELQRLDPAQAVLELKVLDPAMGSGHFLVTAVDFLADYVADLIEYAPAVPEWLDGDDAYESPLLERVARIRDDLLQRARDANWVMDEAQLSDQTIIRRMVLKRCIYGVDKNPLTVELAKVSLWLHSFTVGAPLSFLDHHLRCGDSLLGLRVLDARQDFDQLGGLSASSAIAGAEAATAGMQRIERLSDADVAEVKQSAGLFEGVEQATAKLRGVLDFLAGLRWQTAGLRRCAQASLEGAVVETLGRESSIAFDLLARGPDAADGSITQDEIWREFTDRWTQSRAIADREDFLHWEAAFPGVWSNWQSLRPEGGFDAVIGNPPWDRIKLQEVEWFATRDPAIARAPTAAARKAAIQHLRDQASSAPSTSIPAPSTWKGEGWGGGHPPATLVAAYDAAKHRADTLGKLIRASGQYPLLGGGDINLYSLFVERA; encoded by the coding sequence GTGCAAGGCCAACTCTTTACCCAGTACTTCCTCACCGACGGCATCAAGGCCACCGGGGACTGGGACGCCACATTCGCCCATCCGGATGCCTTCCACAGATTTCGGGACGGCGCCCGCCGCCTGTTCGCCGATTTCAGTCGCTTCGACCAACCCAACGAATCCGAGACCGAACAGGAGCTGATCCGACCTCTCCTGGAGCTCCTGGGCTGGGCCGATTACCTACCGCAGCAGGGCACGACGCGAAACGAAGACATTCCCGATCACTTGCTGTTCGCTGATGCGGACGCAAAGGCGCGCGCCGCGGCTCGCGTAATCCCCGACGAACGCTTCCTCGATGCCGCGGTCGTGGCCGAGAGCAAGCGCTTCGGACGACAGCTCGACGCGCGCGAGGTAAGCGGCCGTGCGCGCACCGGCACGCCCCACGGGCAGATACTCCGCTATCTGCGCACCGCCAACGACATCACGGACGGTCGACTGCGCTGGGGCATCCTCACCGACGGCGGCGTCTGGCGGCTCTACGACCAGCGGGCGCGTCCCCGCGCCACCGGCTACTTCGAAGCCGACCTCGCCGCGCTCATCGCCGGCAGCGGTCCGCCCTCCCCCGTTCGTGGTGAGCCTGTCGAACCACACCCTTCGACAAGCTCAGGGCGAACGGACGCGACTTCGGCCCCCTCCACCTGGAAGGGGGAGGGCTGGGGAGGGGGTCCTCCGGCTCCCTCTCCTGGGGGAGAGGGTTGGGGTGAGGGGGTCCCCTCCGCCGCCGACAGCCTCCGCACCTTCTTCCTGCTGTTCCGGCGCCGGTCCTTCGTGCTCCGACCCGGCGCCACCACCACCTTCCTCGAAACCGCGCTGGCCGAAGGACGGCGCTACGAGCAGCAGGTGGCGCAGGACCTGTCGGGCGTGGTGTTCGAGCGCGCCTTTCCCAACCTCATCGCGGCGTTGTTGGACGCTGGCGGCGCGAGCCTGCCCGACGCGCGGCAGGCGGCGCTGGTGCTGCTCTATCGGCTGCTCTTCGTGCTCTACGCCGAGGACCGCGGCCTGTTGCCGGTCAACGACTCGCGCTACGACGACTACGGGCTGCGCAAGCGCGTCCGCGACGACATCGCCCGCCGCATGGATGACGGCGATACCTTCTCGTCCCGCGCCGGCAACTACTACGACCGCGTAATGACGCTGGCCGGGCTGATCGACACCGGCGACGACTCCATCGGACTCCCGCCCTACAACGGCGGCCTGTTCGCCGCCGACGCCGCGCCGTTGCTGGACGCCGTGCGGCTGTCCGACGCGGCCTTCGCCCCCATCGTCCACGACCTGAGTCACGCCGAGATCGACGGACGCCGGCAGTTCGTCAACTACCGCGACATGTCGGTGCAGCAGCTCGGCTCGATCTATGAGCGCCTTCTGGAGCGGGAGCCGGTGCGCAACAGCCGGGGCGAAATCGAGACCCGCCTCAATCCCTACGCGCGCAAGGACAGCGGCAGCTTCTACACGCCGCAGGAGTTGGTCGACCTGATCCTGGACCAGACGCTCAAGCCGCTGGCGGAAGAGCGGCTCTCGGCGTTCGAGCACAGGGCGCGCGAGCTCGCGAGCGACCGCCGTCCCAAGTGCCAGCGGCTGGCCGAGCTTCAGCGGCTGGACCCGGCCCAGGCGGTGCTGGAGCTAAAGGTGCTCGACCCGGCCATGGGCAGCGGACACTTCCTCGTCACCGCCGTCGACTTTCTGGCCGACTACGTCGCGGACCTCATCGAGTACGCCCCGGCGGTGCCGGAATGGCTGGACGGCGACGACGCCTACGAGTCGCCGTTGCTGGAGCGCGTAGCGCGGATTCGGGACGACCTCCTGCAGCGCGCGCGGGACGCCAACTGGGTCATGGACGAGGCGCAGCTGAGCGACCAGACCATCATCCGCCGCATGGTGCTCAAGCGCTGCATCTACGGCGTGGACAAGAACCCGCTGACCGTCGAGCTAGCCAAGGTGTCGCTCTGGCTGCACAGCTTCACCGTCGGCGCGCCGCTATCGTTCCTGGACCACCATCTGCGCTGCGGCGACTCGCTGCTGGGCCTGCGGGTGCTGGACGCGCGCCAGGACTTCGACCAGCTGGGCGGACTCAGCGCCAGCAGCGCCATCGCCGGGGCCGAGGCCGCCACGGCCGGCATGCAGCGCATCGAGCGGCTCTCCGACGCCGACGTGGCCGAGGTGAAGCAATCGGCCGGGTTGTTCGAGGGCGTCGAGCAAGCCACGGCGAAACTGCGCGGCGTGCTGGACTTCCTCGCCGGCCTGCGCTGGCAGACGGCAGGTCTGAGGCGGTGCGCCCAGGCCTCCCTCGAGGGCGCGGTGGTCGAGACCCTGGGGCGCGAGTCGAGCATCGCCTTCGACCTGCTGGCCCGCGGTCCGGACGCCGCGGACGGGTCCATCACCCAGGACGAAATCTGGCGCGAGTTCACGGACCGCTGGACGCAGTCTCGGGCCATCGCCGACCGCGAGGACTTTCTGCACTGGGAGGCCGCCTTCCCCGGCGTCTGGAGCAACTGGCAGAGCCTTCGCCCCGAAGGCGGATTCGACGCCGTGATCGGCAATCCCCCCTGGGATCGCATCAAGCTGCAAGAAGTCGAGTGGTTCGCCACCCGCGACCCCGCCATCGCCCGCGCCCCCACCGCCGCCGCCCGCAAAGCCGCCATCCAGCACCTCCGCGACCAGGCCAGTTCGGCCCCCTCCACCTCGATTCCGGCTCCCTCCACCTGGAAGGGGGAGGGCTGGGGAGGGGGTCATCCGCCCGCCACCCTCGTCGCTGCCTACGACGCCGCCAAGCACCGCGCCGACACCCTGGGCAAGCTGATCCGCGCCTCCGGTCAATACCCCCTGCTCGGCGGCGGCGACATCAACCTCTACTCCCTCTTCGTCGAGCGGGCCA
- the argJ gene encoding bifunctional glutamate N-acetyltransferase/amino-acid acetyltransferase ArgJ, translating into MGANPETLDGFAVIPGGVVASRGFKAGSIAAGIKASGALDLGGIFSTVAPCTVAATFTTNRVTAANVEINRARVAGGQARGVVFNSGNANTYTGAEGRADAMRMAELFAERQDVAPEEILMASTGVIGFRLPMDRVADGIRRLELTSVDGIDVATAMMTTDAYPKTIAVEVPLSIGTVRIGGAAKGAGMIHPNMATMHSFVTTDAALDASFALSALRAAVDDSFNVISIDGDQSTSDTVLMFANGASETPKPEGADAETFGRALRAVCQHLAREIVRNGEGVTKLVTIEVRGAVDATDARRAGRGISTSLLVKTAVFGGDPNWGRVVAALGNSGAEFDPEALDIWIGDTCTVEDGRIQDYHEPDVAAHLRQSECRIAVDLHAGPASATAWTGDLSHDYVTINAEYMT; encoded by the coding sequence ATGGGCGCCAATCCCGAAACGCTTGACGGATTCGCGGTGATTCCCGGCGGCGTGGTGGCGTCGCGCGGATTCAAGGCCGGGTCGATCGCCGCCGGCATCAAGGCCAGCGGCGCTCTGGATCTTGGGGGCATCTTCAGCACCGTCGCCCCCTGCACGGTGGCCGCCACGTTCACCACCAACCGCGTGACGGCCGCCAACGTGGAGATCAACCGCGCCCGGGTCGCCGGCGGCCAGGCGCGGGGCGTGGTGTTCAACAGCGGCAACGCCAACACCTACACGGGCGCCGAGGGGCGCGCCGACGCGATGCGCATGGCGGAGCTGTTCGCCGAGCGTCAGGACGTTGCACCCGAGGAAATCCTGATGGCGTCCACCGGCGTCATTGGATTTCGACTGCCGATGGATCGCGTGGCCGACGGCATCCGGCGGCTCGAGCTGACCTCGGTCGACGGGATCGACGTCGCCACGGCGATGATGACCACCGACGCCTACCCCAAGACGATCGCGGTGGAGGTGCCGCTCTCGATCGGGACCGTGCGCATCGGCGGCGCCGCCAAGGGCGCCGGCATGATCCACCCCAACATGGCCACCATGCACTCGTTCGTCACGACCGACGCCGCCCTGGACGCCTCGTTCGCCCTCAGCGCCCTGCGCGCGGCGGTTGACGATTCCTTCAACGTGATTTCCATCGACGGCGATCAGTCCACGAGCGACACCGTGCTGATGTTCGCCAACGGCGCGAGCGAAACGCCCAAGCCAGAGGGGGCCGACGCCGAGACGTTCGGTCGCGCGCTTCGGGCGGTTTGCCAGCATCTGGCGCGGGAAATCGTGCGGAACGGCGAGGGAGTCACCAAGCTGGTCACGATCGAGGTCCGGGGCGCGGTGGACGCCACCGACGCGCGGCGCGCCGGGCGCGGGATTTCCACCTCGCTGCTGGTCAAGACGGCGGTGTTCGGCGGCGACCCCAACTGGGGACGCGTCGTCGCCGCGCTCGGGAATAGCGGGGCCGAGTTCGATCCCGAAGCCCTGGACATTTGGATCGGGGACACCTGCACCGTCGAGGATGGGCGCATCCAGGACTACCACGAGCCGGACGTTGCCGCGCACCTGCGCCAGTCGGAATGCCGCATTGCGGTCGATCTGCACGCGGGACCGGCCAGCGCCACGGCCTGGACCGGCGATCTCTCGCACGACTACGTCACCATCAACGCGGAGTACATGACCTAG
- the hisC gene encoding histidinol-phosphate transaminase, whose protein sequence is MRLRRDMAAIHGYVPGLQPGDGGWIKLNTNESPEASPAAVAALREAAGASIRLYPDPISRELRDAAARRHGVQPEQVVFGNGSDDLLNLLIRVACDPGDRVVAATPSYSLYPVLAAIGGCDIREVPLGDDFALPVRQLAAARGKITFVASPNNPAGTHYEADDLRWLASRVNLLVIDEAYVEFADRDNVDLLRECDNVCVTRSFSKSFGLAGLRLGYAVASPELADALLRVKDSYNVSRLAQAAGLAALGDLDWAERHWSAIRCRRDALAATLQERFGLKCHPSQANFVFVELDGYDAADVQRQLEDRRIVVRRFAGDPRIANALRISIGSAEDMQLFMAAFGDVLGHEAGAAQSCDTDPG, encoded by the coding sequence GTGCGGCTGCGACGCGATATGGCGGCGATTCACGGATACGTGCCGGGCTTGCAGCCTGGCGACGGCGGCTGGATCAAGCTCAATACGAATGAGAGTCCCGAGGCCTCGCCGGCGGCGGTGGCCGCCCTGCGCGAGGCGGCCGGCGCGTCGATCCGGCTTTACCCCGATCCGATCAGCCGCGAGCTGCGGGATGCCGCCGCGCGCCGCCATGGCGTGCAGCCCGAGCAGGTGGTCTTCGGGAACGGCTCGGACGATCTGCTCAACCTGCTGATCCGCGTGGCGTGCGATCCGGGCGACCGGGTCGTCGCGGCGACGCCGAGCTATTCGCTCTATCCGGTGCTGGCCGCGATTGGCGGCTGCGACATTCGCGAGGTGCCGCTGGGCGACGACTTCGCGTTGCCGGTGCGCCAGCTGGCCGCCGCGCGCGGCAAGATCACCTTCGTCGCCAGTCCCAACAACCCCGCCGGCACCCACTACGAGGCGGACGACCTGCGCTGGCTGGCGTCCCGCGTCAATCTGCTCGTGATCGACGAGGCGTACGTCGAGTTCGCCGACCGGGACAACGTGGACCTGCTGCGCGAGTGCGACAACGTCTGCGTCACGCGCTCGTTCTCCAAGAGCTTCGGCCTGGCGGGATTGCGGCTTGGCTACGCGGTGGCGAGCCCGGAGCTTGCCGACGCGCTGCTGCGGGTGAAGGACTCCTACAACGTCAGCCGCCTGGCGCAGGCCGCCGGGCTGGCGGCCCTGGGCGACCTCGATTGGGCGGAGCGTCACTGGTCCGCGATCCGTTGCCGCCGCGACGCGCTGGCGGCGACGTTACAGGAGCGATTCGGGCTCAAGTGCCACCCGTCCCAGGCAAACTTCGTATTTGTCGAGCTTGACGGGTACGATGCCGCGGATGTTCAGCGCCAGCTCGAAGATCGCCGCATTGTGGTCCGGCGTTTTGCCGGCGATCCGCGCATCGCGAATGCGCTTCGGATCTCCATCGGCTCGGCGGAAGACATGCAGTTGTTCATGGCCGCGTTCGGCGACGTGCTCGGGCACGAGGCCGGCGCGGCGCAATCTTGTGACACCGATCCAGGGTGA
- a CDS encoding undecaprenyl-diphosphate phosphatase, whose product MLFEAALLGAVQALTEFLPVSSSAHLLLVPEFAGWTDPFLSGLMLSVALHLGTALALAVALWRDWWRLTLGVVGRGDDPAVSRRVAAGIAGSTVLVGAVAYPLHGALTETRTLLFASIMLIAFGVLLAAIDRWAPTRTTFESTRLPIWLLVGLSQVVALIPGVSRSGITMTVARALGVRRRAGARFSLLLLTPIVLAIGIAELSAAAGTEAFESVAGALAIGALAAGLVGVAVIRVLLWFVATHSLLVFGAYRVALGVAALVVLAVQP is encoded by the coding sequence GTGCTGTTCGAGGCGGCTCTGTTGGGCGCCGTGCAGGCGCTCACGGAGTTTCTGCCCGTGAGCAGTTCGGCGCACCTGTTGCTGGTGCCCGAGTTCGCCGGGTGGACCGACCCGTTTCTGTCGGGCCTGATGCTCAGCGTGGCTTTGCATCTGGGCACCGCGCTGGCGCTGGCCGTGGCGCTGTGGCGCGACTGGTGGCGGCTGACGCTCGGTGTCGTCGGTCGCGGCGACGACCCGGCCGTGTCGCGCCGTGTGGCGGCGGGCATCGCGGGGTCGACGGTGCTCGTCGGCGCGGTGGCCTATCCGCTGCACGGCGCGCTGACGGAGACACGAACGCTGCTGTTCGCGTCGATCATGCTCATCGCGTTCGGCGTGCTGCTGGCGGCCATCGATCGCTGGGCGCCCACTCGCACCACCTTCGAGAGCACCCGCCTGCCCATATGGCTGCTCGTCGGTCTGAGCCAGGTCGTGGCGCTGATTCCCGGCGTCTCGCGTTCCGGGATCACCATGACCGTAGCGCGTGCCCTGGGTGTGAGGCGGCGCGCCGGCGCGCGCTTCTCGCTGCTGCTGCTGACGCCCATCGTGCTCGCTATCGGAATCGCGGAACTCTCCGCCGCCGCCGGTACGGAGGCCTTCGAGTCGGTTGCGGGCGCGCTGGCGATCGGTGCGCTCGCGGCGGGATTAGTCGGGGTGGCCGTCATCCGGGTCTTGCTCTGGTTCGTGGCCACCCACAGCCTGCTTGTCTTCGGCGCATATCGGGTTGCACTTGGCGTGGCCGCGCTGGTGGTTCTTGCCGTGCAGCCGTGA
- a CDS encoding nucleotidyltransferase domain-containing protein yields MRIVEDPLNRETIEAITRLIVERFEPEQIIMFGSCARGEVDENSDLDLLVVLRPGVEPPRRGNPIRLAIADHFVLPVDVLIRSADVIAKYRRDPNSMISRMLEDSEVLYDRHAA; encoded by the coding sequence ATGCGCATCGTTGAAGACCCTCTGAACCGCGAAACCATCGAGGCCATCACGCGGCTGATCGTGGAGCGCTTCGAGCCGGAGCAAATCATCATGTTCGGCAGTTGCGCCCGTGGCGAAGTCGACGAGAACAGCGACCTGGACCTGCTGGTCGTCCTGCGCCCTGGCGTCGAACCACCCCGCCGCGGCAACCCCATCCGCCTCGCCATCGCCGACCACTTCGTTCTGCCGGTCGATGTCCTGATCCGCTCGGCCGACGTGATCGCCAAATACCGCCGGGACCCCAACTCCATGATCAGCCGCATGCTGGAAGACTCCGAAGTCCTCTATGACCGCCACGCCGCCTGA
- a CDS encoding HEPN domain-containing protein, with translation MTATPPEQAWFAKADEDLEIARRALGPDRPLRAAACFHAQQCAEKYLKGYLVAHDVPFRLVHDLPYLIRLCTGLNPAFADLRPAAEILNEYSAITRYPTEGAHEPNVNDAKHAIELAKQIAAAVAQA, from the coding sequence ATGACCGCCACGCCGCCTGAACAGGCCTGGTTCGCCAAAGCCGACGAGGACTTGGAGATTGCTCGCCGTGCACTCGGGCCCGACCGGCCGCTGCGGGCCGCGGCCTGCTTCCACGCCCAGCAATGCGCGGAGAAGTACCTCAAGGGCTATCTGGTCGCTCACGACGTCCCGTTTCGCCTTGTCCACGACCTGCCCTACCTCATCCGGCTGTGCACTGGCCTGAATCCGGCCTTTGCGGACCTCAGGCCGGCGGCCGAAATCTTGAACGAATATTCGGCGATCACGCGCTATCCAACCGAGGGCGCTCACGAGCCGAACGTCAACGACGCGAAACACGCAATTGAACTCGCCAAGCAGATTGCTGCCGCTGTAGCACAGGCGTAG